Below is a genomic region from Helianthus annuus cultivar XRQ/B chromosome 2, HanXRQr2.0-SUNRISE, whole genome shotgun sequence.
caacttgtgttgtcggggcgtccaaaaacagacgaaactctgcccgattttcatAAAAATCCGAAACACGAAACGTATTTTATTCCAAAAACGACACTTACAAAAAAATCGAGTTTTCTTATAAGATAAAATATAAAGTGTATCACTTATTTTGACGATGTTTACTAGCTAACGAAAAACCCGatacttaatttaaataaatataattctTCATATTTGTTTCAAACGTACAAACCTCGGAAACTTTCACAACGAAACTATAATTAGTATATTTCGTTCTAACGTCGTTATTCgtgtaatatttttttaaaataaatataattagttatatttatttcaaatgtcGTTAATATTTACAAATATAATTGTTTTATATTCATTTTAAACGACGGAACCCGGAATTTATATATTCCAAATATTTAGTATATGATAATCTGAGAGTCTTTATAACATAAATAtaatagtttatatttatttcaaatatcgcGAATTCGAATATTTATTTCAAGCGACGACAACTCGATTATTTTCGAGTGTTTTTATAACAACAGTATATTTGTATATTCGTTTCAAGCATCAAGTTTTtgcatagatatatatatatatatatatatatatatatatatatatatatatatatatatatatatatatatatatatatatatatatatatatatatatttccatcCTACGAAAACAACGGTATATTACCGCATCATATACGACACAACAAGACGCGCCTTTATCCGTACACATATTTCTATTCGCGACAACTAACACGgctaaataaatatattttaaatttatagatataaatatatatacgtCCAAAAtcactcgaaaactaagtcgatctcgaAACTTAGTTTTATCCCtattataaacgggatcaattAACCATAGAATGGTTATTCTAAATCAAGATAGCACCTTAATAGAATCGTTTAGTTGACGATTCGGTAGAGCttggacacgtagtttaactacgttattttattagaaaacttataagtattccttcgtaggaatgttatagttgcacgctagctaattcaTGTTCTTGGAAGGATACTTTGGAATCACGCTAAGCTAgttttgcacaggaatgtcaaggtgagttcataacccccactttttactgttttacatttttataaatgttttcgggggtggaaagacatgcaagtttttgcaaaagtaaataacttttcgatgaacgaaaactcatatttctcaACCATGTTTGCGAAGGGATTTCAAGGAAACTCGAATGGTTTACGAACAATTTAtacaaacataccggttttacgaaacgtgcatgattttctaatgggtacgggcgacacagtcgaggtgattcgacacagtcgaggtgattcgacacagtcgaggggaatcggcacagtcgaggggattcgacacagtcgaggttattcgacacagtcgaggtgattcacacagtcgaggtgattcgacacagtcgaggtgattcacacagtcgaggtgattcgacacagtcgaggtgattcgacactaaaaaccgtctacacaggttgagtacttcctatgtcgccgcatacgttaatgtcctcgcgaaacattaacgatcaacctgttcatagacgctttacatacccatttacaacactaaaactttcatgtattcataagattcatttgatggaaactcacaaatacatgaattacaaactttggtaacgtttttcaagttatacctaagtaagaggaagcgctgatcctgcttGCAAAGGTTCgcttgggcttggcccattctctctcgtgcaatgcacaaacactctcgtgggctagactcacagttctcatatatcatgccaagaaaatgcttttactatattttctcaaaaactttaaaaccggttatcaaaaagatttcttttgaatcttttcaaaacaaactatgaactcgctcaactttatggtgatttttttcgcatgttctttctcaggttgcattttcaaaactatggaacggttggaataggagaacccatgggaattcgagtacttagcggcgttcattatctagaagtcttagcttatttgcttccgctgtgcaatgaagataccagtccagtcacgccagctctgatatttcggggtgtgacagggggACTCTCCACAGATGGCCTCTCCTCAGGCTCCTTCCTCTCAACTACCTCAAAAACCTCAGATTAACTCTCGGACTCCCCATATGATGTAGTAGTCATCTCAACCTCCGGGATAAACGTGTCCAGAATCTGCATGTCCGAAGCATCATGCCCACAAACCTTACTCAAGCAACGACCCACATGTGACATGATGGTGTCAACGAAGTAGAGAGTATCGTCGTGCCTCTAGGATGAGTCATCGACCTATTGATATCAAAGGTGACCATATCATCCTCTACGGAAGCGTTAGCTTACCATCATAAACATAAATCAATGCTCTTGCGGTAGCTAGGAATGGTCGACCTAGAATCAAAGGAACATGAGCATCCTCATCCATGTCCAGGATCACGAAGTCAACAGGGAAAACAAACTTGTCGACTTTCACCAACATGTTTTCCACAATCCCTCGCGAATATTTCACTGACCGATCCGCAAGCTGGAGACTCATATGAGTAGGAGCAGGCTCGCCTAGGTTGAGCTTAGCAAACACTGCATAGGGCATCAAATTTATGCTAGCTCCCAGGTCGGCCATGGCATTGCTGACTGATAGATCACCAATCAAGCATGGAATAGTAAAGCTGCCCGGATCAGTCATTTTCTTGGGAAGACGATTCTGAAGAACTACCGAGCACTCCTCACTCAAAGACACATGTGATAACTCCTCCAATTTCTTCTTATTACTAAGAATGTCCTTCAGGAATTTGGCATACTTAGGCATATGTGCTAGAGCCTCTACAAAAGGAAGATTAATATGGAGCTTCTTAAACAAACCTAAGAATCTAGAGAACTGCTCCGCTTCCTTCTCTCTCTTCAATCTGCCCGGAAAAGGAATAGATGAGTAATCACGAACGGGCTCCTTCTTCTTCTGCTGAGACTCACTGGactgtgcggtacttgctggggctAGCCTGGGTTGCACTTTGCCAGTGGGGGTCTCCATCTCTATCCCCTCATCAACCGGCTCTTCATCTACCAACGGTTGATCAACTATGGCCTCTCTGCCACTCCTAGTCATGACATCTTTGGCATGAGCATGAGAATTAGGATTAGGAACGGTGTTACCCGGTAATCCACCTTGTGGCCTCTGCTGTAACTGTCTCGCCATCTCCCCCATCTGTCTCTCCAAATTCTGCAATGAAGCtccttgatttttaaacatatgaTCGTGCTCCTCGTGTCGCTGATTATTGGAAGTCATATACTGGTTCAGCTGTTGACTTTGAGCAAGTAGAATGTCCTTCAGCTCCTTGAACTCAGTACCAGATGATGATCCACTCGAAGATTGCTGTTGGAACCCTGAAGAGTTTCCTCCCGACCTCCAGTTGGATTGATTTTTCCAACCCGAATTATAAGAATTATTAGATGCAGCATTTTGGAAACGGTTATTCGGGTTGGAAATATAGTCGACCTCTTCTTGTGATCCCACGGGGCAATCAGCTGTCTCATGTCCTCCAAGACATATCTCACACTTCCGATCCTTCAACTTCATTTCCCTCATCTCCCCCTTCAAAGCCTCTAACTCAGCAGCCAAACTAGTGTCAGGAGTGACCTGATACACACCTCTAGCAGAGGAGGTGGTCCTAGTAGAAGGAATGGAATTCCTAGTAGGATGGCTCTGTTGACCGACCATAGCAAAACTCTCAAACATTTCCTCACACTCAGTTGGGTCCTTTTTGTCCATTATACAACCTCCAGCGGCAGTATTAAACATCAGTTGAGTGTCAGGAGTGAGACCATTATAAAATTTCTCCACTAGAGCCCATTCAGAAAGACCATGTTGGGGGCACTTGCTAAGCAAGGTTTGGAATCGCTCCCATGCCATGTAGTAAGGCTCATCGGGATCCATACGAAACGAATGGATCTGGTCTCGAACGCATGCAGCCTTGGATGGAGGGTAGTACTTCTTGTAGAATTTAGATTTCAAAATCTACCAAGTAGTGATAGAATTTTGAAGCAAAGTGTCGAGCCAAGTTGCAGCTCGACTAGAAAGGGAAAAGGGAAACAAGCGCAGATAAACTGCATCAGCGGTAACACCATGAAGATTGAAGGTGCTACAGATATGCAAGAATCGGGTGATGTATCCTGGTGCATCCTCGTCCTCCAAACCGTGGAATTGAGCACTCTTAGAAATCGTGGTCATGATATGGGAAGGGATCTGCCAATTCTGGTTAGCGGGTGCTTCGGGTGTCGTGATGGGAGTTCGGCCTCCGGTGAAGCCTTTAGTGGCATGCTGGTTCACAGTGCGTCTAGCAGGATTATCACCCATAGCAACTGTAGGAATAGGAATGAATACCTTTTTGTCGGTGATCCTACAAATACGCTTATGATGCTGGCTAAGATGCTCAAACAACTCTCATTCGGGTTCAGATGAAGCAAAAAATTCGGGTGGTCCATGTGAACGAGTATGGGGCATAAACTGgcgaataataaataaataaaaactatgaCTAcgctaaaaaaaataataaagactaCCTAACACCTAAGAGCACAAATATCAATTAGCAATCAAAGCAAGGGACCTCAAGGCAAATAACTAGAAATCAAATAAAAAGACCAAAAATATGACTCAGGTCGTTCTCAAAAGTGCCTAAAAaaagtccccggcaacggcgccaaaatctTGATGTGTGATTTTTGCAATTAATTTTTATGACCAAGTTTTAAAAATGGAACTCGCTAACTACACACAACGGCAAGTGAATCGGACGTGAAAGTAGTATAACTAGTAAGACCGAGTATCGAACCGTGGACTCTAGACTGACACCTATAATAATTAAGCCAAATCACAATTCTAGTCGTAAATTGATTTTTAGAattttggtttttattttagaaTTAGTTAAataatgttttaattaaattaactaactTAACGGAACTAACGAACACGAAGGAAACTAAAATATGTGAACTTAACCAGAAGAGATGAACAAACCACTTAGGTAGGAATCACTAATGACACGTGAAGATAATAATTTGACAAATGACTTAGGTTTAGGTTTCTAAGTGACTACTCTCTTGTGAAAGAGAATAAATCCTATAGTAATTAGGTAACAAGGAAAGTGACCCACTAACTCAAGAACCTAAAAACCAACCAATAAAACAACCAAAACGTGTGATGGAGTACTATAAGGAAACAAGCCTAATTAAAGGTcctaaatcccacaaatattaaATTGCAAAGGATTACCCTTAACCAACCCTCTAGATGTGAAGCAAGCTTTAAGATGATACACCAAAATCCTAGGACTGACTGACACACGAATAAGTAGACAAACCCCGAGTTATCAGGTGCTCAAAACTACCAAACAATGCACAGAATTACCTAGCAACTTCTAATTATCTTTCGAATCAAAGAAGATGGGTGCGATTTTAAATTGATTTTATGTTATGAATtgttaccaagttcaaacaattagaTTGAGAATCGCGAATAAACAACCTAAAAGCGAGTTTTAACACAAATAGTGGTTACTTATTCTTACCAAAAGCATTAAACTCATCAACCAAATCAATAAATCCAGCAAAACAAAAACATGCACAATCAATTCTAGCAACAACTTATAACCAATTTACTCCAAAACGTTGTCAAAGTCATAGTCAAAAATAAATATCAAACATTCATCATTAGATCATCCAAACCTAAGTGGCTTAAAAAGTTTTAGCCTCTAAACATTGTCTCAGATTCAAAACAAAGTCTAAAAGATGAAAACATGTTCATAATTGTTAAAAAGAATCGAACCAAACTCTTGATTTTTTTCTTCACCTTGGTATCTGCTGCTATCAAAAGAATTTCCTTCTGatgtttttcttttccttcttgattCCCTTTTCAGTTTGCTGTCGTCTGACCTCTCTGAATTCCCACTCTCAAAATATAACTGCTTCCCCTTTGATAATTCCTCTAGCCGTAGGGTATTGATATCCCCTCAAAGAAATCATCCCAGCTTCTCGAAGCCCAATAATGTATCCAGAATTATATGTCTCATGTAGGCTTTTATCTATCCATATAAGATTGTAACACAAAATTAGTTCATGTTTCATCTAGCCCATATATACTAAAAGTATGGCccaaattaaattaaaattatataCGGTCTTTTTTACTTTCCTTCGGTCAAACCAAATAAAACTCTGTCAACCCAAACCCTTGTCATTTGTGATGAttcacaaaaataaaataatgcaGATCATCTCATTCGTCATCATATGCACATTAGCCGTTTAAGCTCGTTTTTAATTCTTTTTTCGCGCCACGACCTACAATTATACAATCTAATAAAATAGAAgctaaaactaataaaaaatacTCTAAAACTATTTAAAAATATACAATTTACATAAGATAAATGTATGTGTTTTACAACACATAAaaaagcctatgtgaaatgaccaaaatgccctttcggggcatagtttggacATAAATGATAAacttcacatatatgtaatatctTACTAATGTAACGAgataaattaaatattattaCTCCAGAACTTCAGTTTATTATAAAATCTCTTTATAAGTATTAAAATTTCCAAAAAGCTcttacgggacttaaattggttcaaaatactttttgggcatatatgttaatatcctactgatgttttaacatattttaagcataataacattaagacctgtatataattcatttggttacccgttacgcgtttacgcgttcggatcgtttatgtgactagtttacgtaaaatagccgaaacggggttaaccttatcattaaatcctcaaattccagaatgtgtttagtttatccatattatacaagtatccaagcttgtcgggtctaaaccacattctattccgatctccgcttaatctagcgtttagaaccgtaaagtttctttctagctaagtctttgacttaactAAAGACTCGTTCAcatcctaataggttattaaaccttctatacagattaagtAGCATCCAGTAGAAGGTATCATaaaaaagctttaggattttgaTGGCTGATTTATCTTTCACacttagctcaggtaaatacttttaacttattttccctatacgggattaggatatggtattataataataccacttggtcgggtatgaaatcatttaatcggattgtgattaataaatttacataacccgttttaatctgtcttttttgataacataaacattgagGGTTAATTCGACCGTGTCTTGGATATCCTCgactcatttcatttgaaaatggccacgacctatgcacggggtgtaggcatacacctgacagatgcaaatgctaaaatataaacccacatgttggggataattCCTTTGTGGGTTcaataagtggtgagtcggttaatcatgaccggcttccaaaccggtCCCAATTGtaagacaaacatgtaaatctgtatacgaGATTATCTTTAAATagttgtcccaagttataaatgatttgtgccatgtgcacttaaatcaattttcataaatg
It encodes:
- the LOC110931167 gene encoding uncharacterized protein LOC110931167, which produces MDPDEPYYMAWERFQTLLSKCPQHGLSEWALVEKFYNGLTPDTQLMFNTAAGGCIMDKKDPTECEEMFESFAMVGQQSHPTRNSIPSTRTTSSARGVYQVTPDTSLAAELEALKGEMREMKLKDRKCEICLGGHETADCPVGSQEEVDYISNPNNRFQNAASNNSYNSGWKNQSNWRSGGNSSGFQQQSSSGSSSGTEFKELKDILLAQSQQLNQYMTSNNQRHEEHDHMFKNQGASLQNLERQMGEMARQLQQRPQGGLPGNTVPNPNSHAHAKDVMTRSGREAIVDQPLVDEEPVDEGIEMETPTGKVQPRLAPASTAQSSESQQKKKEPVRDYSSIPFPGRLKREKEAEQFSRFLGLFKKLHINLPFVEALAHMPKYAKFLKDILSNKKKLEELSHVSLSEECSVVLQNRLPKKMTDPGSFTIPCLIGDLSVSNAMADLGASINLMPYAVFAKLNLGEPAPTHMSLQLADRSVKYSRGIVENMLVKVDKFVFPVDFVILDMDEDAHVPLILGRPFLATARALIYVYDGKLTLP